A stretch of Henckelia pumila isolate YLH828 chromosome 4, ASM3356847v2, whole genome shotgun sequence DNA encodes these proteins:
- the LOC140860632 gene encoding uncharacterized protein gives MTFEFVFMLLLMHRILEVSNMLCQALGRKDQDILNAMKLVTTTKLLFQKMRNDEWLDFIWSVNDFCGVHDIEVPDFSDPYFQGTKRSCQQKNHFTLKKYYHFHVFNVVVAKQLMELNNRFTEKSMELLTLCDALNPSDGFKSFFDSAICSLAKKFYPCDFSGDDMEHLRSQLNHYKLDVFEDLRFKNIDSLPKLCRLLTETKKSKIYFMIDRLIRLVLTLPVSTATTERAFSGMKLLKTQLRNKMEQEYLNNAMILYIEREIARNIDLEYIIDRFDLLKNRRLRLK, from the coding sequence ATGACATTTGAATTTGTTTTCATGTTACTGTTGATGCATAGAATCTTGGAAGTATCAAATATGTTGTGTCAAGCATTGGGACGAAAAGATCAAGATATTTTGAATGCAATGAAGCTAGTCACAACTACAAAATTACTCTTTCAAAAGATGCGAAATGATGAATGGTTGGATTTTATATGGAGTGTAAATGATTTTTGTGGTGTTCATGATATTGAAGTACCTGATTTTTCTGATCCATACTTCCAAGGTACTAAACGTTCTTGTCAGCAGAAAAATCATTTCACATTGAAGAAGTATTATCATTTTCATGTATTCAATGTTGTGGTTGCCAAACAATTGATGGAGTTGAACAACAGATTTACTGAGAAATCAATGGAGCTACTCACTTTGTGTGATGCCTTGAATCCTAGTGATGGATTCAAATCATTTTTTGATAGTGCTATTTGTTCTTTGGCTAAGAAGTTTTATCCGTGTGATTTTTCTGGAGATGACATGGAACATCTGAGAAGTCAGTTAAATCATTACAAGCTTGATGTTTTTGAAGATCTGCGATTTAAAAATATCGATTCTCTTCCTAAATTATGTCGATTGCTAACCGAAACAAAGAAGTCAaagatttatttcatgattgaTAGGTTGATCCGTTTAGTCCTAACTCTTCCGGTTTCTACTGCAACCACAGAGAGAGCATTTTCAGGGATGAAACTTCTCAAGACCCAACTTCGCAACAAAATGGAGCAAGAATATCTTAACAATGCTATGATTTTGTATATTGAGAGAGAGATTGCTCGTAATATTGATTTGGAATATATAATTGAtaggtttgatcttttgaaaaatCGCAGACTGCGATTGAAGTAG
- the LOC140860633 gene encoding uncharacterized protein — MDRNRFYEVKSVIELLLSASRTKEYKIAERKQNFIHKKCYSLKNLNAQCSQPPTNQFLILLFSPNLHSLRKIVKESEKVVKQNRLLLKTFIRAVWWLALQGCAFRGHDESYSSHNRGNFLELVNFQAELCKEIGDIVLSKAAKNAKYIAPSIQQEILKIIADLVRSKIRDEIEDAKFCILVDEATDESHKTQMALVLRYVDVDGVVRERFMEVVVVDDTNSITLKTQICNILSHHKLLVENMRGQGYDGASNMRGEWNGLQALFLRDCPYAYYVYCFAHRLQLALVAAAKEVSDVWLFFSKLTSIVNFVTISSKRHCQLQSIREDEIVDLIVGLIKFVLYNVLDLLVGVHITPLLAELLNCFIQFVHFLKIL; from the exons ATGGATCGCAATAGG TTTTACGAGGTTAAATCCGTCATAGAATTGTTGCTCTCAGCTTCC AGAACAAAAGAATATAAGATTgctgaaagaaaacaaaattttattcataaaaaatGTTATTCATTAAAAAACCTAAACGCCCAGTGCTCCCAGCCTCCCacgaatcaatttttaattctcttattttcaccaaatctcCATAGCCTCag GAAAATAGTTAAAGAGTCAGAAAAAGTGGTTAAGCAAAATCGATTGCTTTTAAAGACTTTCATAAGAGCTGTATGGTGGCTAGCATTGCAAGGTTGTGCATTTAGAGGACACGATGAGTCATACAGTTCTCACAATCGAGGTAATTTTCTAGAACTAGTCAATTTTCAAGCTGAGTTATGCAAAGAAATTGGTGATATTGTTTTGTCTAAAGCGGCTAAAAATGCCAAGTATATAGCACCGTCAATTCAACAAGAGATACTAAAAATTATTGCGGATCTTGTACGAAGTAAAATTCGTGATGAAATTGAGGATGCTAAGTTTTGTATTCTTGTTGATGAGGCAACTGATGAATCCCATAAAACACAAATGGCTCTTGTTTTAAGATATGTAGATGTTGATGGGGTTGTTAGAGAGCGCTTTATGGAAGTTGTTGTTGTTGATGACACAAATTCTATAACTTTGAAAACACAAATTTGCAACATACTATCACACCATAAGCTTTTGGTGGAAAACATGCGAGGTCAAGGGTACGATGGTGCTAGTAACATGAGGGGAGAATGGAATGGGCTACAAGCTTTGTTTCTCAGAGATTGTCCATATGCCTATTATGTTTATTGTTTTGCTCATCGACTCCAACTTGCCTTAGTTGCAGCAGCTAAAGAGGTATCAGATGTATGGCTATTTTTTTCTAAGTTAACTTCCATTGTCAATTTTGTTACTATTTCTTCGAAGAGGCACTGTCAGTTACAATCAATTAGAGAAGATGAAATTGTTGATTTGATAGTGGGTTTAATCAAGTTTGTGCTTTACAACGTCCTGGATCTACTCGTTGGAGTTCACATTACACCTCTGTTGGCAGAGTTATTGAATTGTTTCATTCAATTTGTACACTTCTTGAAGATCTTATGA